A region from the Nostoc sp. HK-01 genome encodes:
- a CDS encoding two-component hybrid sensor and regulator yields the protein MNILTNAIDAINDFNSRFKFAKIKLNLNKVTIKNFIENCQLKISIADHDKGMSEETKHKIFDHLFTTKYVGNGTGLGIAIARQIVE from the coding sequence ATGAATATTTTAACGAATGCGATTGATGCTATAAATGATTTTAATAGCAGGTTTAAATTTGCAAAAATTAAGTTAAATCTAAATAAAGTTACTATTAAAAATTTTATAGAAAACTGCCAGCTAAAAATCTCAATTGCCGACCATGATAAAGGAATGAGCGAAGAAACTAAACACAAAATTTTTGACCATTTATTTACCACGAAATATGTAGGAAATGGTACAGGCTTAGGAATAGCGATCGCCCGACAAATTGTTGAATAA
- a CDS encoding two-component hybrid sensor and regulator: MVSTILSIPGYHITQELYNGSRTQVYRGYRQTDSLPVVIKLLKNPYPSFSELVQFRNQYTIAKNLNSPLILQTYSLEPYQNSYVLVMEDFGGISLKEWGIENWKSGMGETLQSLQEFLEIAIALCNALEILYRNACDGLHLSIIHKDIKPSNILINPETKQVKLIDFSIASLLPRETQTLVNPNVLEGTLAYISPEQTGRMNRGIDYRTDFYSLGVTFYELLTGELPFKSNDAMELVHCHIAKTPAVLGNREEIPQVISDIVMKLMAKNAEDRYQSALGLKYDLGKCLVQLQENGKIESFPIAQRDVCDRFIIPDKLYGREAEVEKLLQAFERVSIGASEIILVAGFSGIGKTAVVNEVHKPIVRQHGYFIKGKFDQFNRNIPFSAFVQAFRDLIGQLLSESEAQIQQWKNKILDAVGENGQVIIDVIPELERIIGKQQTIPELSGTTGENRFYLIFQKFTKVFTSAAHPLVIFLDDLQWADSASLKLMQLLMTDTSHLLLIGAYRDHEVTPIHPLMLILGEIAKKQTTINTINLSPLSQEQVNLLVAETLRCPEKLAGNLSQLVSQKTQGNPFFTTQFLKALHQDKLIKFNFDLGCWECDITQVSQQAVTNDVVNFMAFQLQRLPLATQNVLQLAAYIGNQFDLATLAIVAETSEIEAAADLWRALQSGLILPINNIYKFYQRDIHDEAVREDVNHQPLVQYRFLHDRIQQAAYSLIPAALKQKTHYRIGQLLLQKISPAAREERIFELVNQLNHGTSLITQATEREELAQLNLTACRKAKAATAYSAAREYATVGLLLLGEKAWQQQYEITIALHELAAELAMLCGDFAVMEQLINLVIEQAQSLPEQVNVYRIKIQSLVSQNKFSEAIAIAQTILQQLGVTFPAKPTPADIQQEIQAIGELIGDRNIADLVHLSLMTDTTKIAILQIAGSIMSVAYLSGSPLFPLLISLSVRTSIQYGNTPATGYIYCSYSVLLCNFLQDVDTATEFGQLALQVVAKLDAKAAKPQVCLLLGLYIRQRKSHIKETLPLLQEGYSIGLEVGDIEFAGHNAHNFCFYAFCCGQSLMTLEQETRAYCNGLMQLNQLTTANYCRIYWQAVLNLLNLTEKPTILSGEALQENEFVSLLQSANDGYGLYIFSLYKLMLCFLFAELEAAENYAIQVRRYFMAGAGLVSEPAFYFYDSLLALAKLHQHPDETSEVLQRVAENQSKLQHWAHYAPMNHQHKIDLVEAEKYRVLGKFYEAGDFYDRAISGAKKNAYIQEEALANELAAKFYLNWGKEKIAAGYMQEAYYCYAHWGAKAKVNHLEKTYPQLLQPILQQQRINLNPLETIAFRGTVSSTHTSTSDSTNYSEILDFTSFLKAAQAISSSLKLDELIANLIQILIENSGAKKAILLLSQNQTWQVQAIGLMEQGKLHTILEPQLIDTCPDIPKKMINYVINTQETLVIDNCQTDIPGVIGEYMLQHQPPSVLCTPIVNQGYLVGILYLENKLTSGVFTRDRLNIIHLLSSQAAISLENARLYQQAGQALQDLQQAQLQIVQSEKMSALGNLVAGVAHEMNNPLGFISASLKQAKPTLADIVEHLKLYQETLPFPSDEILHHAEEIDLDYSLEDLPKVIDAMMIACDRLKNISTSLRTFSRADKDYKVPFKIHEGIDSTILILKHRLKANEQRPAIEVITDYDNLPQLECFPGQLNQVFMNILANAIDALEESNNQRSYAEIQANINQIIIKTSLENQHIKISIADNGNGMQEDVKKQIFNHLFTTKAVGKGTGLGLAIARQIIVEKHGGSIQCKSSPGEGTEFVILIPLR; this comes from the coding sequence ATGGTTAGCACAATACTCAGTATTCCTGGATATCACATCACTCAAGAACTCTACAACGGTTCTAGAACCCAGGTTTACCGAGGGTATCGACAAACTGACTCATTACCTGTAGTGATTAAACTGCTGAAAAATCCTTACCCCAGTTTTAGTGAACTGGTACAATTTCGCAACCAATATACCATTGCCAAAAATCTCAACTCTCCTTTAATTCTCCAAACTTATAGCTTGGAACCTTACCAAAATAGCTATGTGTTAGTGATGGAAGACTTTGGAGGGATTTCTCTTAAGGAATGGGGAATAGAGAATTGGAAGTCGGGAATGGGGGAAACCTTACAATCTCTACAGGAATTTTTAGAAATAGCGATCGCTTTATGCAACGCTTTAGAAATACTTTACCGCAATGCCTGCGACGGTCTACACCTAAGCATTATTCATAAAGATATTAAACCCAGCAATATTTTAATTAACCCCGAAACCAAACAAGTTAAATTAATTGACTTTAGTATTGCATCTTTACTACCACGAGAAACCCAAACCCTAGTTAATCCCAATGTTTTAGAAGGGACATTGGCTTATATTTCTCCAGAACAAACCGGGAGAATGAATCGGGGGATTGACTATCGGACTGACTTTTATTCTTTAGGGGTGACTTTTTATGAGTTACTCACAGGGGAATTACCCTTTAAATCAAATGATGCGATGGAGTTGGTACATTGTCATATTGCGAAAACACCTGCGGTATTGGGGAACAGAGAAGAAATTCCCCAGGTAATTTCTGATATCGTGATGAAATTGATGGCGAAAAATGCCGAAGACAGATATCAGAGTGCATTGGGATTGAAATATGATTTAGGAAAATGTTTGGTTCAACTCCAAGAAAATGGCAAAATTGAGAGTTTCCCCATTGCCCAGAGAGATGTGTGCGATCGCTTCATCATTCCTGATAAACTGTATGGACGAGAAGCCGAAGTAGAAAAACTACTACAAGCATTTGAGCGTGTTAGCATTGGCGCATCTGAAATAATATTAGTTGCTGGCTTTTCGGGGATTGGGAAAACAGCAGTTGTCAACGAAGTACATAAACCGATTGTTAGACAACATGGTTATTTTATTAAAGGCAAATTTGATCAGTTCAATCGAAATATTCCTTTTAGTGCATTTGTGCAAGCATTCCGAGATTTAATTGGTCAATTGTTAAGCGAAAGTGAGGCGCAAATCCAGCAATGGAAAAACAAGATATTAGATGCTGTTGGCGAAAATGGACAGGTAATTATTGATGTAATTCCCGAATTAGAACGGATTATTGGTAAGCAACAAACCATACCAGAATTATCAGGAACAACAGGCGAAAATAGATTTTATTTAATATTTCAAAAATTTACTAAAGTCTTTACTAGTGCAGCACATCCTTTAGTAATATTTCTAGATGATTTGCAATGGGCAGACTCAGCTTCATTAAAGTTAATGCAACTATTAATGACTGATACATCGCATCTTTTGTTAATTGGAGCTTATCGTGATCACGAAGTCACTCCCATACATCCATTAATGTTAATTTTGGGTGAAATTGCTAAAAAACAAACAACAATTAATACTATTAATTTATCACCACTAAGTCAAGAACAAGTTAATCTATTAGTTGCGGAAACACTTAGATGCCCAGAAAAGTTAGCTGGGAATCTTTCACAACTTGTATCTCAAAAAACTCAAGGTAATCCATTTTTTACCACTCAGTTTCTCAAAGCATTGCATCAAGATAAATTAATTAAATTTAACTTTGATTTAGGCTGCTGGGAATGCGACATTACACAAGTAAGTCAGCAAGCAGTGACAAATGATGTTGTGAATTTTATGGCATTTCAATTACAAAGGCTGCCTTTAGCAACTCAAAATGTATTACAGTTAGCAGCTTATATTGGTAATCAATTTGATTTGGCAACTTTAGCAATTGTTGCAGAAACATCAGAAATTGAGGCTGCGGCTGATTTATGGAGAGCCTTGCAGTCAGGGTTAATTTTACCAATTAATAACATTTATAAGTTTTATCAAAGAGATATTCATGATGAAGCAGTTCGAGAAGATGTCAATCATCAACCATTAGTCCAATACAGATTTTTACACGATCGCATCCAACAAGCGGCTTATTCATTAATTCCCGCAGCACTAAAACAAAAGACTCACTACCGCATCGGACAACTACTCTTACAAAAAATCTCTCCCGCCGCCAGAGAAGAACGCATTTTTGAACTGGTTAATCAATTAAATCACGGCACCAGTTTGATTACTCAAGCAACAGAACGAGAGGAACTTGCACAACTGAACCTGACAGCTTGTCGTAAAGCGAAAGCAGCCACCGCTTATTCAGCAGCGCGGGAATATGCCACAGTGGGATTGTTACTATTGGGAGAAAAAGCTTGGCAACAACAGTATGAAATCACCATCGCCTTGCATGAATTAGCCGCAGAATTGGCAATGCTGTGCGGTGATTTTGCGGTGATGGAACAACTGATTAATCTTGTCATCGAGCAAGCACAATCCTTACCTGAACAGGTGAATGTTTACCGGATTAAAATTCAATCTCTAGTTTCCCAGAATAAATTTAGCGAAGCCATTGCGATCGCCCAAACAATTTTGCAACAGCTTGGTGTTACCTTTCCTGCAAAACCCACACCAGCAGATATTCAACAAGAAATTCAGGCGATCGGGGAACTGATAGGCGACAGAAACATTGCAGATTTAGTTCATCTCAGCCTGATGACGGACACCACAAAAATAGCAATTTTGCAAATTGCTGGCAGCATCATGTCTGTAGCTTACCTTTCTGGCTCTCCCTTGTTTCCCTTACTAATTTCTTTATCAGTCAGAACATCCATTCAGTATGGCAACACGCCAGCTACAGGCTATATCTATTGCTCCTATAGTGTGCTGCTATGTAATTTTTTGCAAGATGTGGATACAGCAACAGAGTTTGGTCAATTAGCACTCCAAGTTGTCGCAAAACTAGATGCTAAGGCGGCTAAACCGCAAGTATGTCTCCTCCTGGGACTATACATTCGCCAACGCAAATCTCACATCAAAGAAACCCTCCCACTCTTGCAAGAAGGCTATAGCATTGGGCTAGAAGTCGGCGATATAGAGTTTGCTGGACACAACGCCCACAATTTTTGCTTTTATGCTTTTTGTTGCGGTCAGTCTCTAATGACATTAGAACAAGAGACTCGCGCTTACTGCAACGGGTTAATGCAGCTTAACCAATTAACCACAGCCAATTATTGCCGCATATATTGGCAAGCTGTGTTAAATCTGCTGAATTTGACAGAGAAACCTACCATTTTATCTGGGGAAGCCTTACAAGAAAATGAATTTGTTTCCCTACTGCAATCTGCCAATGATGGGTATGGGTTGTACATTTTCTCTTTGTATAAGCTGATGCTTTGTTTCTTGTTTGCAGAACTAGAAGCAGCCGAAAATTATGCAATTCAAGTCAGGCGCTATTTTATGGCTGGTGCAGGATTAGTCAGTGAACCTGCTTTTTATTTCTATGATTCTCTCCTGGCTTTGGCAAAGTTGCATCAACACCCAGATGAGACATCAGAAGTTTTACAGCGTGTAGCTGAAAACCAAAGCAAACTTCAGCATTGGGCGCACTATGCCCCAATGAATCACCAGCATAAAATTGATTTGGTGGAAGCAGAAAAATATCGGGTTTTAGGCAAATTCTATGAAGCAGGAGATTTTTATGATCGCGCCATCTCTGGAGCCAAAAAAAACGCATACATCCAAGAAGAAGCTTTAGCTAACGAACTTGCAGCTAAGTTTTACCTCAACTGGGGCAAAGAGAAAATTGCCGCAGGTTATATGCAGGAAGCCTACTACTGTTATGCTCATTGGGGAGCAAAAGCGAAAGTTAATCACCTAGAAAAAACCTATCCTCAATTACTCCAACCAATACTGCAACAACAACGCATCAATCTTAATCCCTTAGAAACTATAGCTTTTCGTGGGACTGTTTCATCGACTCACACGTCTACTAGCGACAGCACTAATTATTCAGAGATTCTCGATTTTACCTCTTTTCTCAAAGCGGCTCAAGCAATTTCTAGTTCTTTAAAATTAGACGAACTCATTGCTAATCTAATCCAGATTCTTATCGAAAACTCTGGGGCAAAAAAAGCTATATTGCTGCTGTCTCAAAATCAGACTTGGCAAGTTCAAGCAATTGGTTTAATGGAGCAGGGAAAATTACACACTATTCTGGAACCGCAATTAATCGATACTTGCCCAGATATCCCCAAAAAAATGATCAATTATGTCATAAATACCCAAGAAACACTGGTTATAGACAATTGCCAAACAGATATACCAGGGGTAATTGGGGAATATATGCTGCAACATCAACCCCCAAGTGTACTTTGCACACCAATAGTGAATCAAGGATATTTGGTAGGTATACTCTACCTAGAAAATAAGTTAACTTCCGGGGTATTTACTCGCGATCGCCTCAATATAATTCATCTTTTGTCTTCTCAAGCCGCCATCTCCTTAGAAAATGCTCGACTTTACCAACAAGCCGGACAAGCATTACAAGACTTACAACAAGCCCAATTACAAATTGTCCAAAGTGAGAAAATGTCTGCATTGGGTAATTTAGTTGCTGGAGTTGCCCATGAAATGAATAATCCCTTGGGCTTTATTTCTGCTAGTCTCAAACAGGCTAAACCGACGCTGGCTGATATTGTTGAACACTTAAAACTCTATCAAGAAACTTTACCCTTCCCCAGTGATGAAATTCTCCATCATGCTGAAGAAATTGATTTAGATTATAGCTTAGAAGATTTACCCAAAGTCATTGATGCAATGATGATAGCGTGCGATCGCCTGAAAAATATTAGCACCAGTCTCCGTACTTTTTCCCGTGCTGATAAAGATTATAAAGTACCATTCAAAATCCACGAAGGCATCGACAGCACAATTTTAATTCTCAAACATCGCCTCAAAGCCAATGAACAACGTCCGGCGATTGAAGTGATTACTGATTATGATAACCTACCGCAGCTTGAGTGTTTTCCTGGACAACTAAATCAAGTCTTTATGAATATTCTAGCTAATGCTATTGACGCTTTAGAAGAATCTAATAACCAACGCAGTTATGCCGAAATTCAAGCTAATATTAATCAGATAATCATTAAAACCTCATTAGAAAATCAACATATAAAAATATCAATTGCCGATAATGGTAATGGGATGCAGGAAGATGTAAAAAAACAGATATTTAACCATTTATTTACAACTAAAGCGGTGGGGAAAGGTACAGGATTAGGATTAGCGATCGCCAGACAAATTATCGTTGAAAAACACGGCGGTTCCATCCAATGCAAATCCTCTCCGGGAGAAGGTACAGAATTTGTCATCTTAATTCCCCTGCGATAA
- a CDS encoding two-component sensor histidine kinase has translation MNNAVLEQEIALLRQQNAELQQQLAQSTSEYSKRIIQLEQELQATQQLLQSNYQTELALKTSEAELLTLFNAIQDVIIVVDSEGRYLKIAPSCAPSLYKPPTELIGKTTHEVLPTDLADYFVECIQKVLKTQKTAKIEYSLPIGDQEIWFEGNVSVMDENKVVWVARDISDRKQVEAALRQQEVQYRSIFETVSDGISVVDLNTGKIVAANPAFCQMHGYSQAELFQLSPPDFVHPDSLHKFGEFINSIKMGDEFHTQGVDIRKDGTCFDIEVTGKLLNYNGKPYALSVVRDISQRKQVEQEQRRLLAILEATTDIIGIADVNGNNRYLNQAGQKILGISPSETDKFHISELVEPSMLETLQTQSLPTLLEKGVWSGESRLRSRSGEEFPVSQVMIAHKNEQGEIEFLSMIARDIRDRQQIEAQLRQQAKDLAQTLEELQRTQAQMIQAEKMSSLGQLVAGVAHEINNPVNFIHGNLTHLEEHTQDLLQVINLCQPMNLPEFQNLSEEIDLDYIQQDLPKILHSMKIGTQRIRQIVLSLRTFSRMDEAEFKEVDIHEGIDSTLMILQHRLKQKPEFPEIQVIRDYASLPLVECYAGQLNQVLMNILTNAIDALEMGMGKDELPTITIHTSVINSGWVKIAIADNGMGMSEQIKTQIFNPFFTTKPVGKGTGMGMSISYQIITEKHGGKLECYSQPGKGTEFVITIPIRQ, from the coding sequence ATGAATAATGCAGTGCTTGAACAAGAAATTGCTTTGCTGCGTCAACAAAATGCTGAGTTGCAGCAACAGTTAGCACAATCTACAAGTGAATATAGCAAACGAATCATTCAATTAGAACAGGAATTGCAAGCAACTCAACAACTCTTACAAAGTAATTACCAAACAGAACTCGCCCTCAAAACTTCTGAAGCAGAATTACTCACATTGTTTAATGCAATCCAAGATGTAATTATCGTTGTTGATTCCGAGGGAAGATATCTAAAAATTGCTCCTAGTTGTGCGCCTTCACTATACAAACCGCCTACAGAACTTATAGGTAAAACCACCCATGAAGTTTTACCCACCGACCTTGCTGACTATTTTGTGGAATGTATTCAAAAGGTACTTAAAACTCAGAAAACTGCCAAAATCGAATATAGCTTGCCCATTGGCGATCAAGAGATTTGGTTTGAGGGTAATGTTTCTGTCATGGATGAGAACAAGGTAGTTTGGGTAGCGAGAGATATTAGCGATCGCAAACAGGTAGAAGCAGCTTTACGTCAACAAGAAGTTCAGTATCGTAGTATTTTTGAGACTGTTAGTGATGGCATCAGTGTTGTGGATCTAAATACTGGTAAGATTGTTGCTGCCAATCCGGCTTTTTGTCAGATGCACGGCTACTCTCAAGCAGAATTATTTCAATTAAGTCCTCCAGATTTTGTCCATCCAGATTCTTTGCATAAATTTGGAGAATTTATTAATTCCATCAAGATGGGGGATGAATTTCACACTCAAGGTGTAGACATTCGCAAAGATGGTACTTGCTTTGATATCGAAGTCACAGGCAAACTCTTAAACTACAATGGCAAACCCTATGCACTTTCGGTAGTGCGCGATATTAGCCAGCGTAAACAAGTAGAACAAGAACAACGCAGATTACTAGCGATTCTCGAAGCAACCACAGATATTATTGGTATAGCTGATGTGAATGGAAATAATCGCTATCTTAACCAAGCAGGTCAGAAGATTTTAGGCATTTCTCCCTCAGAAACCGATAAGTTTCATATCAGCGAGCTTGTAGAACCCTCAATGTTAGAAACATTGCAGACACAGAGCCTACCTACTTTACTTGAGAAGGGTGTCTGGTCTGGAGAATCTAGATTACGCAGTCGTAGTGGAGAAGAATTTCCAGTTTCTCAGGTGATGATTGCCCATAAAAATGAACAGGGAGAAATAGAATTTTTATCAATGATCGCTCGTGATATCCGCGATCGCCAACAAATCGAAGCTCAACTTCGACAACAAGCAAAAGATTTAGCCCAAACTCTAGAAGAACTGCAACGTACCCAAGCACAAATGATTCAAGCTGAAAAAATGTCAAGTTTAGGTCAACTAGTTGCAGGAGTTGCTCATGAAATCAACAACCCTGTCAATTTTATTCATGGTAATCTCACTCATCTGGAAGAACATACCCAAGATTTATTGCAGGTAATTAACTTATGTCAACCTATGAACCTGCCAGAATTTCAAAATTTGTCGGAGGAAATTGACTTAGATTACATTCAGCAAGATTTACCTAAAATCTTGCATTCTATGAAAATAGGGACTCAACGCATCCGCCAAATTGTGTTATCACTGCGTACCTTCTCACGTATGGATGAAGCTGAATTTAAAGAAGTAGATATTCACGAAGGTATAGATAGTACTTTAATGATTTTGCAACATCGTCTCAAACAAAAGCCCGAATTTCCCGAAATCCAAGTTATTAGAGACTATGCTTCTTTACCTTTGGTAGAATGCTACGCCGGACAACTCAATCAGGTATTGATGAATATTCTCACCAATGCAATTGATGCTTTAGAAATGGGAATGGGGAAAGATGAACTACCAACAATTACAATTCATACTTCCGTAATTAATTCTGGTTGGGTAAAAATTGCGATCGCTGACAACGGGATGGGAATGTCAGAACAAATTAAAACACAAATTTTCAATCCCTTCTTTACCACCAAGCCTGTTGGTAAGGGAACAGGTATGGGAATGTCCATTAGTTATCAAATCATTACTGAAAAACATGGTGGCAAGTTGGAGTGTTACTCCCAACCAGGAAAGGGAACGGAGTTTGTCATTACAATTCCCATTCGGCAGTGA